A region from the Brassica napus cultivar Da-Ae chromosome C8, Da-Ae, whole genome shotgun sequence genome encodes:
- the LOC106414559 gene encoding MLP-like protein 328, translating to MSGTYVTEVPLKGSAKNHYKRWSENHLFPDAVGHHIQGVKVHEGDWDSHGAIKSWNYTCDGKQEVFKEKREFDDDKMAVTFRGLEGHVMEQLKVYDVIFQFIPKTEQGCVCKVTMMWEKRYEDSPEPINYMKFVTNMAADMDDHILKVEKKV from the exons ATGTCAGGAACATACGTGACAGAGGTTCCTCTTAAAGGGTCTGCGAAGAATCACTACAAGAGGTGGAGTGAAAACCACCTCTTCCCGGACGCCGTCGGCCATCATATCCAAGGTGTCAAGGTCCACGAAGGAGACTGGGACTCCCACGGCGCCATCAAGTCCTGGAACTATACATGCG ATGGAAAGCAAGAGGTTTTcaaggagaagagagagtttgACGACGACAAGATGGCAGTGACGTTTAGAGGGCTTGAGGGTCACGTGATGGAGCAGCTTAAGGTGTACGACGTCATCTTCCAGTTCATCCCCAAGACTGAGCAAGGCTGCGTCTGCAAAGTCACTATGATGTGGGAGAAGCGCTACGAAGACTCTCCAGAGCCCATCAACTACATGAAGTTCGTCACGAACATGGCTGCTGACATGGACGACCATATTCTCAAGGTTGAGAAGAAGGTTTAA